One Aerococcus urinaeequi DNA segment encodes these proteins:
- a CDS encoding acyltransferase, which yields MEVRIQDIIQADGTKDETTPNIAAYANELYQEAIKIGMEMNTACHMPEELREIMSRLIGKEIDESFRVFPPFYTDFGKNITLGKNVFINSGTHFQDQGGIVIGDGAFIGHNVVLATINHDLYPKNNRKNHYAPIVLKDNVWIGSNATITSGVTIGEWSVVAAGAVVTKDVTPYSIVGGIPARVLKTIDPEGDND from the coding sequence CAGATGGAACTAAGGATGAGACCACACCGAATATAGCAGCATATGCGAATGAGCTGTATCAAGAAGCAATCAAAATTGGCATGGAAATGAATACCGCATGCCATATGCCGGAAGAACTTCGTGAGATTATGAGTCGCTTAATCGGAAAAGAAATAGATGAAAGTTTTCGAGTTTTCCCACCATTCTATACAGACTTTGGGAAAAATATCACGCTTGGTAAGAATGTCTTTATCAACTCTGGAACTCATTTTCAAGACCAAGGAGGCATTGTGATAGGAGATGGTGCCTTCATAGGGCACAACGTAGTACTCGCTACAATCAATCACGACTTATATCCCAAGAATAACCGCAAAAACCATTATGCGCCCATTGTTTTGAAGGATAACGTCTGGATTGGTTCAAACGCCACGATTACTTCTGGTGTGACAATTGGCGAGTGGTCAGTAGTCGCAGCAGGTGCAGTCGTAACAAAAGATGTGACACCATATAGTATTGTTGGTGGTATACCTGCAAGAGTCTTAAAGACAATTGATCCAGAAGGAGACAACGACTAA
- a CDS encoding LURP-one-related/scramblase family protein, whose amino-acid sequence MKLYMKNQLLSLKRDFNLTNQDGDPVYKVKNKWLSIGQQFRIIDLAQDKEVAQVKEQIIDLMPTVDVYDKNNNKVAEIRKKVSLFRDNYKVTSLDWDVKGNILDFDFRITDENGDRIARIDRKLISIRDTFVIDIEDHVPADVVPIILGVVMAIDLVVEREED is encoded by the coding sequence ATGAAATTATATATGAAAAATCAATTACTCTCACTTAAACGTGATTTTAATTTGACGAATCAAGACGGCGATCCAGTTTACAAAGTTAAGAATAAATGGCTATCAATTGGCCAACAATTTCGCATTATTGACCTAGCTCAGGATAAAGAAGTGGCGCAAGTTAAAGAGCAAATTATTGATTTAATGCCAACGGTAGATGTATACGATAAAAATAATAACAAGGTAGCTGAAATCCGCAAGAAGGTTTCCTTATTTAGAGATAACTACAAAGTAACGTCCTTGGATTGGGATGTTAAGGGGAATATCCTTGATTTTGATTTCCGTATTACGGATGAAAATGGCGACCGAATTGCCCGTATCGACCGTAAGTTGATTTCAATTCGCGATACTTTTGTGATTGATATTGAAGACCATGTGCCAGCTGATGTGGTGCCGATTATTCTAGGTGTAGTGATGGCGATTGATTTAGTAGTTGAGCGCGAAGAAGATTAA